From the Halanaerobiales bacterium genome, the window CTGGAGGTACAATTGTTGAACCAACAAGTGGAAATACAGGAATTGGTCTTGCGGTAATAGGAGCAGAAAGAGATTATAATGTAATTTTAGTAATGCCAGAAACAATGAGTATAGAAAGAAGATCTTTATTAAAAGCATTTGGAGCAGATTTGATTTTAACTCCAGGAAAACAAGGTATGAAGGGAGCTATTAATAAAGCAGAAGAACTAATTAATAATAATAAGTCATACTTTATGCCACGTCAATTTGATAATCAAGCCAATCCTGAAGCTCATATAAAATATACAGCCCAGGAAATAATAAATGATATAGATGGAAAAATTGACTTTTTTACTGCTGGAGTAGGAACCGGAGGAACAATCACTGGCATAGGCTCTGAATTAAAAAAGCTTAACAATAATACAAAAATTGTTGCAGTAGAACCAGAAAAATCCGCTGTTTTATCAGGTCAAAATCCAGGCCCTCACAAAATTCAGGGGATTGGTGCAGGTTTTATTCCCAATATTTTGGATAAATCAATTATCGATAGAATTATTACAATTGATAATAATGAAGCATATGAAACTACAAGGGAAATAGCTAAAAATGAAGGTCTTTTATTTGGAATTTCAGCAGGGGCCAATATAAAATCAGCTATAAAACTGGCCAAAGAACTAAAAGAAAAAGGAAAAAAAGGGAAAATTGTCACTGTGGCTCCAGATTCTGGAGAACGTTATCTTAGTGATGATCTATTTTAATAATGAAAAAAGTACAGCCTATTAACTTGCCTGGCTGTACTTTCTTTTTCTATACATTTCTGCTAATATCTTATCCAAACATTCTTCCATATCCTCCATCTTGTCTCCCATTGGATCAGGTAGATCATTATGATCTAAATCATCATCTACTTTTTCTCCATCTTTAATAACCACTCTACCAGGCACACCAACTACAGTTGAATTAGCAGGTACACTATCTAAAACAACTGAACTTGCTCCAACTTTTACATTATCACCAATCTCAATTGAACCTAAAATTTTAGCACCTGAGCCAATTGTAACTTCATTTCCGATTGTTGGGTGTCTTTTTCCTTTTTCTTTACCAGTTCCACCTAAAGTTACACCCTGATACATAGTAACATTATCCCCGATTTCAGCTGTTTCACCTATGACTACTCCCATACCATGGTCTATAAAAAATCCCTTTCCTATTTTTGCTCCTGGATGGATTTCAATACCAGTTAAAAATCTAGCAAATTGAGAAATAATTCTTGGAAAAGTTCTCAAACCTATTTTATATAATTTATGAGAAAAACGATGAAATATAGTTGCATGTAAACCAGAATATGTCAAAACAACTTCAAATATATTATTTACCGCTGGGTCTCTTTCAAAAATAGCTTTGATATC encodes:
- the cysK gene encoding cysteine synthase A; the encoded protein is PDSNIEILVKLESYNPGGSIKDRIAKNMIEKAEKNGKLKPGGTIVEPTSGNTGIGLAVIGAERDYNVILVMPETMSIERRSLLKAFGADLILTPGKQGMKGAINKAEELINNNKSYFMPRQFDNQANPEAHIKYTAQEIINDIDGKIDFFTAGVGTGGTITGIGSELKKLNNNTKIVAVEPEKSAVLSGQNPGPHKIQGIGAGFIPNILDKSIIDRIITIDNNEAYETTREIAKNEGLLFGISAGANIKSAIKLAKELKEKGKKGKIVTVAPDSGERYLSDDLF
- the cysE gene encoding serine O-acetyltransferase gives rise to the protein MFKEIKSDIKAIFERDPAVNNIFEVVLTYSGLHATIFHRFSHKLYKIGLRTFPRIISQFARFLTGIEIHPGAKIGKGFFIDHGMGVVIGETAEIGDNVTMYQGVTLGGTGKEKGKRHPTIGNEVTIGSGAKILGSIEIGDNVKVGASSVVLDSVPANSTVVGVPGRVVIKDGEKVDDDLDHNDLPDPMGDKMEDMEECLDKILAEMYRKRKYSQAS